The genomic region CAGCGCTTCGGCCGGCTCGGAAGAGAAGAAGGCGGTGTGGGCATAGGCCAGCGTCGAGGTCTGCTTGGTCATCGCCGCGATCACGCGCGGGTGCTGGTGGCCGAGGCAGGAGACCGCCGCGCCGCCGGAGGCATCGATGATCCGCCGCCCGTCCTCGCCGAAGAGATAAACGCCTTCGCCGCCGATCGCCTTGAGCGGCGTTTCGCGCAGCGAGCGATGCAGCACGCGGCTGGTGCGAGTGCTCATGGGTCAACCTTTCTCCGAGACGTAGGTGGAGGCAGCAGTGAGCTGCGCCTCGGTATTTTCCAGACGCTTTTTCGCGGCGGCGCCGCCGAGCGAGAACGTGACCGCCGCGAGCGACTGCGCGATCGCGATCGCGCCGGTGAGACTGGGGAAAAAGCCGGGCGAGGATGCTGCCTCGAACAGCAGCACATGGTCGGCGCCCTCGGCCATCGGTGCCGCCAGGCTGTCCGCGATCGCGATCAGCCTTGCGCCGCTGCGGTGAGCAGCCTGCGCGACGCGGACGCTGGCATGCGTGTAAGGCAGGAAGCCGATGACGATGACCGCTTCGCCGGGACGGAACGCGCCGAGATCGAGGTCGTCGGGCCCGGACGTGCCGACGAGCTGCACCTGTTCGGGCCGGAACAGGCGCAGCTCGTAATTCAGGAGTTCCGCGACGCTGCGGCAGCTGCGATAGCCCGCGATCCAGATCCGCTTGGCGTCATGCAGCGCGCGCGCCGCTTCCGCGATCGGCGGGGCCGGGATGCGCGGAAGCCCGGCGGCCTCGGCCTCGAGCTTGTCGAGGACGAGCGTAACATCGGCGTTCGGCCCGTGACGGCGGCCTCTCGTGCGGCCGGAGAAGGGCGCGGTCTGCGACGGCCGGCGCGCCTCGGTCAGCGCCGCACGCAGCTCGTCCCATCCGGAATAACCGATCGCCTTCGCAAGCCGCGTGAACGCGGCGGGATCGGCGCCGGCTTCCGCCGCGAGATCGCGCATCGAACGTGTGGTGGCGTCGTAATCATTGGCGGCGACAAAACGGCCGACCTCCTGCAAGCGCAGGGGGAGCGATGGCAATGCAATGCGCAGTTCGCTCAGGGGCGAGGATTTCGCGGGCTCGGCCATGAAACATTTGTTGCATGAATTAAAGTTTGGTGCAACAGTTGACGTGCGTGGCCGGAAATCGCTGCATTCGAAGAAGGATTTTTGTGCTGTGACAGCCGATCGTCCCAGACCGCCGCCGCGTCGCCGCTTCGTGCCCGGGCGCAACGAATTGAAGGGCCTGGTCTGGCAGGTCCTGGTGGTCGGCATCGCGGTCGGGGTGATCGCCTTCCTCTGGTCCAACACCGTCACCAATCTCTCGGCCCGCCGCATCACCACCGGCTTCGCCTTTCTCGGCCGCGAGGCCGGCATGCCGATCGCCGACAGCCTGCTCGCCTACAATCCTGGGGATACCTACCTCTGGGCCTTCGTCGTCGGCGTCGCCAATACCTTGCGCGTCGCCGTGATCGGCATCGTGCTCGCGACGATCCTGGGCACGCTGATCGGGATCTCGAGGCTGTCGGCCAACTGGCTGCTGTCGCGGCTGGCCGCCGTCTATGTTGAAACGCTCCGCGACATCCCGCTGCTGCTGCAGCTGCTGTTCTGGTACGTGCTGATGCAGGCGCTGCCGGCCGCACGCGCGGCGTGGCGGCCGGTCGAGGGCGTGTTCCTGTCCAATCGCGGCCTGATCCTGCCGGCGATCCCGTTCGGCCCGCCGCAGCTCGCGGTGCTCGGCACCGCGGTGCTGGGCTGTGCGGTGTTCTTCCTCCTCCGGCGCTGGCTGGTCGCAGAGCAGATGCGCGACGGCAAGCCGCGGCCGGCCTGGCCGTTTGCGCTCGGCCTCATCGTCGTGGTGCCGGTGGCGGTCTCGCTCGTGCTCGGCGTGTCCTGGACCATCGAGTGGCCGCAGCTGCGCGGCTTCAACTTCGTCGGCGGGCTGACGCTCGCGCCGGAATATTTCGCGCTGCTGATCGCGCTGGTGACCTACACCTCGGCCTTCATCGCCGAGATCGTGCGCAGCGGCATCCAATCGGTGCCGCGCGGGCAATGGGATGCCGCCAACGCGCTCGGCCTGCGCCGCAGCTTCATGCTGCGGCAGATCATTTTGCCGCAGGCGCTACGCGTCGTCGTGCCGCCGATGACGAGCCAGAATCTCAACCTGACCAAGAATTCCTCGCTCGCGGTCGCGATCGGCTACCAGGACGTGGTCTCGGTTGCCAACACCACGCTGAACCAGACCGGGCAGGCCATCGAAGCCATCGCGTTGATCATGGCGGTGTTCCTGACCATCAGCCTTTCGATCAGCTTCTTCATGAACTGGTACAATGCGCGCATCGCGCTGGTGGAGCGCTGATCATGACGGCTATCACCGACATGCCGGAGGCGCCCCGTGCTGCCCGTCGGCCGCAGCCCGGCAATCCGGTGCTGCACTGGCTGCGCAAGAACCTGTTCTCCTCGATCCCGAATGGCATCATCACGGTCCTGCTTCTGGCGCTGCTCGCCAAGGGCGTTTTCAGCTTCGTGCAATGGGGCATCGCCAACGCGGTCTGGCTGACGCCCACGAGCGATTCCAGCGCCTGTCGCGCCGCGCGCGGCCTCGGCGCCTGCTGGGCCATCATCCCCGAAAAGTACCGCTTCATCCTGTTCGGCACCTATCCGTTCGACGAGCAGTGGCGGCCGGCGCTGTCGGTCGTGCTGTTCATCGCACTGTACTACCTCTCGACCCGCCGCGCGCTGTGGCGACGCGAGCTGGTCTATCTCTGGATAGGTGCACTGGCGCTGATCAGCGTGTTGATGTGGGGCGGCGTGCTCGGCCTGTCCTTCGTCTCGCAGGACCGCTGGGGTGGGCTGCCGGTCACGCTGATCCTGGCGACCTTCGGATTGGCTTTCGGTTTCCCGCTCGGCATCCTGGTCGCGCTCGGCCGGCGCTCAAAACTGCCGGCGATCCGCTCGCTCAGCGTGCTCTATGTCGAGCTGATCCGTGGGGTGCCGCTGGTGAGCCTGCTGTTCATGGCCAGCGTGATGTTTCCGCTGTTCATGCCGGCCGGGTTCAACATCGACAAGCTGCTGCGCGCTCAGATCGCGATCATCCTGTTCGCCGGCGCCTACCTTGCCGAAGTGATCCGCGGCGGGCTTCAGGCGGTGCCGCGCGGGCAATATGAAGCCGCCGACGCGCTCGGCCTGTCCTATTGGCGCAAGCACCGGCTGATCATCCTGCCGCAGGCGATTCGCCACGTCATCCCGCCGCTGGTCAACACCTTCATCGCCTTCTTCAAGGATACCAGCCTGGTCCTGATCATCGGCATTTTCGACCTGCTGACGACGGCCAAGACCGCGATCATCGATCCCGCCTGGCAGCAGTTTTCCGTCGAAGTCTACATCTTCGTTGCTGCGATCTACTTTATCTTTTGCTTTGCGATGTCGCGCTACAGTCGCAGCCTGGAGGCGACCAGCGGGAGGTGAGGTCTCGCGTCCAGGACAAGGGGCAGCGCGCTAGCGCTGCGCTGCGTCCGGGGCACGAAGGGTGAGGCTAGCTCTTCACCTTCGGATCGATCGGCGTCGTGCCGCGCAGGCCCAGAATATCCTCCAGCACCTTCGCCCCGGCAATTACCTGCGCATCGGCGCGCGGCGCGCCGACGACCTGCACGCCGACCGGCAGGCCCGATGCCGTGAAGCCGCACGGCAGCGACAGCGACGGGCAGCAGGCCAGCGTGATGGCGTAGACGATGCCGAGCCATTCGATGTAATTGTCGAACCTCTTGCCGGTGCATTCGGCGACATAGCGATGCTCGATCGGGAAGGGCGGCACGATCGTGGTCGGCGTCAGCAACAGATCGTAGCTCTTGAAGAACTCGACCGCCCGCGCCGTCATGCCGACGCGCTGTGCCTCGGCACGCGCGAGCTGCTCTACCGTGAGCTTGAGGCCTTCCTCGATGTTCCAGATCACCTCGGGCTTGAGCAGGTCGCGCTTGGTGCGCAGCAGATTAGCCTTGGTGATCGCAAAATCGAAGGCGCGCAGCACGTGGAAGCATTCATGCGCCTCGCGCCAATCCGGATGCGCCTCCTCGACGACGGCGCCCGCCTCCGCGAAACGTTCGGCGGCCTTGCGGGTGATCGCCTTCACTTCGGGATCGACCGGGGTGATGCCGAGATCGGGCGAATAGGCAATGCGCTTCGGCCTCTTGCCCGCCTGGGCCGCCGACAGGAACGAGGTTGCGGGAGCCGGCAGCGACAGCGGATCGTCGGCATAGTCGCCGCTCATGGCGTCCAGCAGCAGCGCGAGATCTTCGACGTTGCGCGCCATCGGGCCGACCACGCCGAGATTGCGGTCGATGCCTGACTTGGGGGTATGCGCGACGCGGCCGATGCTCGGCCGCATGCCGACGACGCCGCAGAAGGCCGCGGGGCTGCGCAACGACCCGCCCATGTCGGAGCCCTGGGCGAGCCAGGCCATGCCGGTCGCAAGCGCCACCGCCGCGCCGCCGGAGGAGCCCGCGGCCGACTTCGTCGTATCCCAGGGATTGAGCGTCGCGCCGAACACCTCGTTGAACGTGTTGGCGCCGGCGCCGAATTCCGGCGTGTTCGACTTGGCGTAGACGACCGCGCCGTTGGCCTCGAGGTTCTCGACCATGAGGTCGGACTTCGCGGGGATGTTGTCCTTGAAG from Bradyrhizobium sp. CB1015 harbors:
- a CDS encoding MurR/RpiR family transcriptional regulator; translation: MAEPAKSSPLSELRIALPSLPLRLQEVGRFVAANDYDATTRSMRDLAAEAGADPAAFTRLAKAIGYSGWDELRAALTEARRPSQTAPFSGRTRGRRHGPNADVTLVLDKLEAEAAGLPRIPAPPIAEAARALHDAKRIWIAGYRSCRSVAELLNYELRLFRPEQVQLVGTSGPDDLDLGAFRPGEAVIVIGFLPYTHASVRVAQAAHRSGARLIAIADSLAAPMAEGADHVLLFEAASSPGFFPSLTGAIAIAQSLAAVTFSLGGAAAKKRLENTEAQLTAASTYVSEKG
- a CDS encoding amino acid ABC transporter permease, translated to MTADRPRPPPRRRFVPGRNELKGLVWQVLVVGIAVGVIAFLWSNTVTNLSARRITTGFAFLGREAGMPIADSLLAYNPGDTYLWAFVVGVANTLRVAVIGIVLATILGTLIGISRLSANWLLSRLAAVYVETLRDIPLLLQLLFWYVLMQALPAARAAWRPVEGVFLSNRGLILPAIPFGPPQLAVLGTAVLGCAVFFLLRRWLVAEQMRDGKPRPAWPFALGLIVVVPVAVSLVLGVSWTIEWPQLRGFNFVGGLTLAPEYFALLIALVTYTSAFIAEIVRSGIQSVPRGQWDAANALGLRRSFMLRQIILPQALRVVVPPMTSQNLNLTKNSSLAVAIGYQDVVSVANTTLNQTGQAIEAIALIMAVFLTISLSISFFMNWYNARIALVER
- a CDS encoding amino acid ABC transporter permease, translating into MTAITDMPEAPRAARRPQPGNPVLHWLRKNLFSSIPNGIITVLLLALLAKGVFSFVQWGIANAVWLTPTSDSSACRAARGLGACWAIIPEKYRFILFGTYPFDEQWRPALSVVLFIALYYLSTRRALWRRELVYLWIGALALISVLMWGGVLGLSFVSQDRWGGLPVTLILATFGLAFGFPLGILVALGRRSKLPAIRSLSVLYVELIRGVPLVSLLFMASVMFPLFMPAGFNIDKLLRAQIAIILFAGAYLAEVIRGGLQAVPRGQYEAADALGLSYWRKHRLIILPQAIRHVIPPLVNTFIAFFKDTSLVLIIGIFDLLTTAKTAIIDPAWQQFSVEVYIFVAAIYFIFCFAMSRYSRSLEATSGR
- a CDS encoding amidase, yielding MSEDLIRETACTVVDKLRSGDVSPLELLDVLEKRITEVDGKVNALPTLCFDRARESAKTLMQKPAGARGLLAGLPVPIKDLTDVAGVLNTQGSPIFKDNIPAKSDLMVENLEANGAVVYAKSNTPEFGAGANTFNEVFGATLNPWDTTKSAAGSSGGAAVALATGMAWLAQGSDMGGSLRSPAAFCGVVGMRPSIGRVAHTPKSGIDRNLGVVGPMARNVEDLALLLDAMSGDYADDPLSLPAPATSFLSAAQAGKRPKRIAYSPDLGITPVDPEVKAITRKAAERFAEAGAVVEEAHPDWREAHECFHVLRAFDFAITKANLLRTKRDLLKPEVIWNIEEGLKLTVEQLARAEAQRVGMTARAVEFFKSYDLLLTPTTIVPPFPIEHRYVAECTGKRFDNYIEWLGIVYAITLACCPSLSLPCGFTASGLPVGVQVVGAPRADAQVIAGAKVLEDILGLRGTTPIDPKVKS